From the Buchnera aphidicola (Ceratovacuna japonica) genome, one window contains:
- the eno gene encoding phosphopyruvate hydratase translates to MSKIKKIYAREIIDSRGYPTIESEVYLENGSYGRSSVPSGASTGSKEALELRDKNKEYFFGNGVLKAVKNVNCIISKILKNKNAKEQEKIDEIMIREDGTKNKSNLGSNAILSVSLAIAKAYSAYKKFDLYEYIYKLSNQKESIIMPRPMINIINGGKHANNNLDIQEFMIQPKNNISIKKSVRIGCEIFHSLYNILKENNISTSVGDEGGFSPSLCNNEEALKFIQKSIKKTKYILGEDINIAIDCASSELYNKHTKKYELKNEKKFFNYKEFTKYLKNISKKYYISSIEDGLEENDWKGFTYQTKKIGKNIQIVGDDLFVTNPTILKKGISKKAANAILIKLNQIGTLTETLKTICIAKKNNYNTIISHRSGETEDTFISDLSVGTISKQIKTGSMSRSERTSKYNRLIRIEEKLSKTNYKIII, encoded by the coding sequence ATGTCAAAAATAAAAAAAATATATGCTAGAGAAATAATAGATTCTAGAGGATATCCTACAATAGAATCTGAAGTATACTTAGAAAATGGTTCTTATGGAAGATCTAGTGTTCCTTCAGGAGCGTCAACTGGATCAAAAGAAGCACTAGAATTAAGAGACAAAAATAAAGAATATTTTTTTGGAAACGGAGTTTTAAAAGCAGTTAAAAATGTAAATTGTATAATATCTAAAATATTAAAAAATAAAAATGCAAAAGAACAAGAAAAAATAGATGAAATAATGATAAGAGAAGATGGAACAAAAAATAAATCTAATCTGGGATCAAATGCAATACTTTCTGTATCATTAGCTATTGCAAAAGCATATTCTGCATATAAAAAATTTGATTTATATGAATATATATATAAATTGTCAAATCAAAAAGAAAGTATAATAATGCCAAGACCTATGATAAATATAATAAATGGAGGTAAACATGCTAATAATAATTTAGATATACAAGAATTTATGATACAACCTAAAAATAATATATCTATAAAAAAATCTGTTAGAATTGGATGTGAAATATTTCATTCATTATATAACATATTAAAAGAAAATAATATAAGCACATCAGTTGGAGATGAAGGAGGTTTTTCTCCTAGTTTATGTAATAATGAAGAAGCTTTAAAATTTATACAAAAATCTATAAAAAAAACAAAATACATATTAGGGGAAGATATAAATATTGCTATAGATTGCGCTTCTTCAGAATTATATAATAAACATACTAAAAAATATGAACTAAAAAATGAAAAAAAATTTTTTAATTACAAAGAATTTACAAAATATCTAAAAAACATATCTAAAAAATATTATATTTCATCTATAGAAGATGGATTAGAAGAAAATGATTGGAAAGGATTTACATACCAGACAAAAAAAATTGGAAAAAACATACAAATAGTTGGAGATGATTTATTTGTAACTAATCCAACTATATTAAAAAAAGGTATTTCAAAAAAAGCTGCTAATGCTATTTTAATAAAATTAAATCAAATAGGAACTTTAACAGAAACACTAAAAACTATTTGTATAGCAAAGAAAAATAATTACAATACAATAATTTCTCATAGATCAGGAGAAACAGAAGATACATTTATATCAGATTTGTCTGTAGGAACTATATCAAAACAAATAAAAACTGGGTCTATGTCTAGATCTGAAAGAACTTCTAAATACAATAGACTTATAAGAATAGAAGAAAAACTATCTAAAACTAATTATAAAATTATTATATAG
- a CDS encoding hypothetical protein (possible pseudo, frameshifted) produces the protein MHIKNIKNKTFIIDGTYHIYKYYFGIPTLKNNVGIQTNIIHGFINMISIIYKKYNPNKIIIVFDSKKKTLEKKYIKNIKKIDHLCQKKLYLK, from the coding sequence ATGCATATAAAAAATATAAAAAATAAAACATTTATAATAGATGGAACTTATCATATATATAAATATTATTTTGGAATACCAACATTAAAAAACAATGTTGGAATACAAACAAATATAATACATGGTTTTATTAATATGATAAGCATAATTTATAAAAAATATAATCCAAATAAAATAATAATTGTATTTGATTCTAAAAAAAAAACTTTAGAAAAAAAATATATAAAGAATATAAAAAAAATAGACCATCTATGCCAAAAAAAATTGTATCTCAAATAA
- a CDS encoding hypothetical protein (possible pseudo, frameshifted): MPKKIVSQIKYLHFVIKNLGIPIVIIPFIEADDTIGILSKIENKKNNYVFILTNDKDIYQIINSKTFILKSLYKIIGRNEVKKEYKILPKNIPDYLSLVGDRSDNIPGVPCIGKKTAQKLIKKYKNLKNIYKNIKKIKNLKIKNKKNIINNLKKKEEEVMFSLKLTKLNLNFKIKNKFKNLKLKNPNIKKLNIFLKKINLIDKIINKNIIIKKK; this comes from the coding sequence ATGCCAAAAAAAATTGTATCTCAAATAAAATATTTACATTTTGTGATAAAAAATTTAGGAATACCTATAGTAATTATACCATTTATAGAAGCGGATGATACAATTGGGATATTATCAAAAATAGAAAATAAAAAAAATAATTATGTATTTATATTAACTAATGATAAAGATATTTATCAAATAATAAATTCAAAAACATTTATTTTAAAAAGTTTATATAAAATAATAGGAAGAAATGAGGTAAAAAAAGAATATAAAATATTACCTAAAAATATACCAGATTATTTATCACTAGTAGGAGATAGATCTGATAATATTCCAGGAGTTCCGTGCATAGGAAAAAAAACAGCTCAAAAACTTATAAAAAAATATAAAAATCTAAAAAACATATATAAAAATATTAAAAAAATAAAAAATCTAAAAATAAAAAATAAAAAAAATATAATAAATAACTTAAAAAAAAAAGAAGAAGAAGTAATGTTTTCATTAAAACTTACTAAATTAAATTTAAATTTTAAAATAAAAAATAAATTTAAAAATTTAAAATTAAAAAATCCAAACATAAAAAAACTAAACATATTTTTAAAAAAAATAAATTTAATAGATAAAATAATAAATAAAAACATAATTATAAAAAAAAAATAA